Proteins encoded within one genomic window of Natrinema amylolyticum:
- the purM gene encoding phosphoribosylformylglycinamidine cyclo-ligase, with amino-acid sequence MTDTDDEGGDATGLTYAETGVDIEASEDATAALLEAFGSDLRTEYAGLLDIGDRYLALATDGVGTKLLVAEAIEDFSTIGIDCIAMNVNDLVAAGVEPVAFVDYLAIDEPDEELTNQIGEGLAVGLEQADLTMLGGETAVMPEVVKGFDLAGTCAGLAGKDEIFDGEAQVGDALVGFPSNGIHSNGLTLAREAVTREHDYTDEFPLDPERTIGEELLRPTRIYTDLLEPMRDHGVRAAAHVTGGGWTNLLRMGEHEYDIENPLPAQPVFEFVQAEGNVTDAEMHRTFNMGTGFVVALPDDRAEELAAATDGQIIGRVADGDTVEIRGLSLS; translated from the coding sequence ATGACCGACACGGACGACGAGGGAGGCGACGCGACGGGACTCACCTACGCCGAGACCGGCGTCGACATCGAGGCGAGCGAGGACGCGACCGCGGCCCTGCTCGAGGCCTTCGGCAGCGACCTGCGGACCGAGTACGCGGGCCTGCTCGACATCGGCGACCGGTATCTCGCGCTGGCGACCGACGGCGTCGGGACGAAGCTGCTGGTCGCCGAAGCGATCGAGGACTTCTCGACGATCGGCATCGACTGCATCGCGATGAACGTCAACGATCTCGTCGCGGCGGGCGTCGAACCCGTCGCCTTCGTCGACTACCTCGCGATCGACGAACCCGACGAGGAGCTGACCAACCAGATCGGCGAGGGGCTCGCGGTGGGGCTCGAGCAGGCCGATCTCACCATGCTCGGTGGCGAGACGGCGGTCATGCCCGAAGTCGTGAAAGGGTTCGATCTGGCGGGCACCTGTGCCGGACTCGCCGGGAAAGACGAAATCTTCGACGGCGAGGCGCAGGTCGGGGACGCCCTCGTCGGGTTCCCCTCGAACGGGATCCACTCGAACGGGTTGACCCTCGCTCGCGAGGCGGTGACCCGGGAGCACGACTATACGGACGAGTTCCCGCTCGACCCCGAGCGAACGATCGGCGAGGAACTGCTGCGCCCGACCCGGATCTACACTGACCTGCTCGAGCCGATGCGCGACCACGGGGTCCGCGCGGCGGCTCACGTCACGGGCGGCGGCTGGACGAACCTGCTGCGGATGGGCGAGCACGAGTACGATATCGAGAACCCGCTCCCGGCACAGCCGGTCTTCGAGTTCGTTCAGGCGGAAGGGAACGTGACCGACGCGGAGATGCACCGGACGTTCAACATGGGGACCGGGTTCGTCGTCGCGCTTCCCGATGACCGCGCTGAGGAGTTAGCCGCGGCGACGGACGGACAGATCATCGGACGCGTCGCCGACGGCGACACCGTCGAAATCCGCGGGCTCTCGCTGTCCTGA